From a single Brassica rapa cultivar Chiifu-401-42 chromosome A01, CAAS_Brap_v3.01, whole genome shotgun sequence genomic region:
- the LOC103858122 gene encoding CTP synthase has product MKYVVVSGGVVSGLGKGVTASSIGLILKSCGFRVTAIKIDPYLNIDAGTMSPIEHGEVYVLDDGGEVDLDLGNYERFMDIKLTRENNITTGKVYKHVLEKERRGDYLGKTVQVVPHITDAIQEWIERAAKIPVDGQSGPADVCVIELGGTIGDIESMPFIEALGQFSYRVGSENFCLIHVSLVPVLNVVGEQKTKPTQHSVKDLRGLGLSPNILACRSTKPLEDNVKAKLSQFCQVPMENIVTLYDCPNIWHIPLLLKEQKAHEAILRVLNLTGIAKEPALEEWSLMARMSDKLHVPVRIAVVGKYTELLDSYLSIHKALLHASVARRKKLVIDWIPASDLEQGAKKENPDAYKAAWKLLKGADGILVPGGFGNRGVQGKILAAKHARENKVPYLGICLGMQLAVVEYARNVLGLPDANSAELDPNTKNPCVIFMPEGSTTHMGGTMRLGSRRTYFQSKDSKSAKLYGNRSFVDERHRHRYEVNPAMVPRFESSGLTFPGKDETGQRMEIVELPNHPFYVGAQFHPEYKSRPGKPSPLFLGLIGAASGELDNVLQQSCQESVVSRPHSNGKLERLYWKGAAKKPVSVVYSVCDRVCS; this is encoded by the exons ATGAAGTACGTAGTGGTTTCAGGTGGAGTGGTGAGTGGACTCGGAAAAGGAGTCACGGCGAGTAGCATCGGTCTCATCCTCAAATCATGTGGATTCCGAGTCACCGCCATTAAAATTG ATCCTTACTTAAACATTGATGCTGGGACCATGTCACCTATTGAACATGGTGAAGTTTACGTCTTGGACGATGGAGGCGAG gttGATCTTGATCTTGGGAACTATGAGAGGTTCATGGACATTAAGCTGACCCGTGAAAACAACATAACTACCGGAAAAGTTTATAAG CATGTGCTTGAGAAAGAGAGGAGAGGAGATTATCTTGGGAAGACTGTTCAG GTTGTTCCTCATATCACCGATGCTATTCAAGAATGGATTGAGCGTGCAGCTAAGATTCCAGTTGATGGACAGTCAGGTCCAGCTGATGTCTGTGTCATAGAACTTGGTGGAACAATAG GAGATATAGAGTCCATGCCTTTTATTGAAGCTCTTGGGCAGTTCTCCTATCGTGTTG GCTCTGAGAATTTTTGCTTGATCCATGTCAGTCTCGTGCCTGTATTGAATGTTGTTGGTGAACAG AAGACTAAACCAACGCAACATAGCGTTAAGGATTTAAGAGGCCTTGGCTTGAGCCCTAACATCTTGGCTTGCAGGAGCACAAAG CCACTTGAAGATAACGTGAAGGCCAAACTCTCCCAGTTTTGCCAAGTTCCG ATGGAGAACATTGTCACTCTCTATGATTGCCCCAACATTTGGCACATTCCATTGCTTCTCAAA GAACAAAAGGCACACGAGGCGATTCTGCGTGTCCTGAACCTTACAGG TATTGCGAAGGAGCCTGCATTAGAGGAATGGTCTCTGATGGCTAGAATGAGCGACAAGCTGCATGTTCCG GTAAGAATTGCTGTGGTTGGGAAGTACACTGAGCTCTTGGATTCATATCTTTCCATCCACAAG GCTCTCTTGCACGCTTCTGTGGCTAGGCGCAAGAAACTTGTCATAGATTGGATTCCAGCTAGTGATCTTGAACAAGGGGCCAAGAAAGAG AATCCAGATGCATATAAGGCAGCGTGGAAGTTACTCAAGGGTGCTGATGGTATTCTTGTGCCTGGAGGTTTTGGAAACAGAGGTGTACAAGGAAAGATTCTTGCAGCGAAACACGCCAGAGAAAACAAAGTTCCATACCTTGGTATCTGTCTAGGTATGCAACTCGCTGTGGTCGAGTACGCAAGAAACGTACTTGGTTTGCCAGATGCAAACAGCGCTGAACTCGATCCCAACACCAAGAACCCTTGTGTTATCTTCATGCCTGAG GGCTCGACAACTCATATGGGAGGCACTATGAGGTTAGGCTCAAGAAGAACTTACTTTCAAAGCAAGGACTCCAAATCAGCAAAACT ATATGGGAACAGAAGTTTTGTCGATGAGAGACACCGACACAGATATGAG GTGAATCCAGCTATGGTTCCACGTTTTGAGAGCTCTGGACTCACATTCCCAGGAAAAGACGAGACAGGTCAGCGAATGGAGATCGTTGAGCTGCCAAACCATCCGTTTTACGTTGGAGCTCAGTTCCATCCTGAGTACAAATCAAGACCTGGCAAACCATCTCCTCTCTTCCTag GACTCATTGGAGCAGCTAGTGGAGAGCTAGACAATGTACTGCAACAAAGCTGCCAAGAAAGCGTCGTCTCACGTCCTCACTCCAACGGGAAGCTCGAGAGGCTTTACTGGAAAGGTGCAGCGAAAAAGCCAGTCAGTGTTGTATACAGTGTGTGTGATCGTGTCTGCTCATGA
- the LOC103858140 gene encoding ribonuclease H2 subunit B isoform X1, whose translation MSSTVWWEGVEKTRVLISPDLGCGGNKPGELLTLRHPKSENGTCYLFNNGMLQEIQWFKQSYGSWFLGDYISQDGSLYMATPVDPVFILLPVFDQARMKKGDDPGKFRQLDEILFVEGYPEYQHLLSLAEKCMEIVCQTQEVGSMKFYRLDNSKVLAWLTCKVRSLKKALPALDKNYAAQDEKQTLVDAVSIVGEYLKTEPWLKLLYDCLGLEFVDPTTKETNTETFPNAIENKMEYSNSLQEKANKKTGKHGKQTKQAKVETGSKNIRDMFSRACKKKC comes from the exons ATGAGTTCTACTGTTTGGTGGGAAGGAGTTGAGAAGACACGAGTCCTCATTTCCCCTG ATTTAGGATGTGGAGGAAACAAACCTGGAGAACTATTAACACTACGCCATCCAAAATCAG AAAATGGAACCTGCTACCTTTTTAATAACGGCATGCTTCAAGAGATTCAATGGTTTAAGCAATCATATGGTTCTTGGTTCCTGGGAGATTACATTTCTCAAG ATGGAAGCTTATATATGGCTACTCCGGTTGATCCTGTTTTCATCTTGTTGCCTGTTTTCGACCAAGCAAGAATGAAG AAAGGtgatgatcctggaaagttcAGGCAACTGGATGAGATTTTATTTGTGGAAGGATATCCTGAATATCAACATCTGTTGTCACTTGCAGAGAAGTGTATGGAGATCGTTTGTCAAACTCAAG AGGTTGGATCTATGAAGTTCTATCGGCTTGATAACTCGAAAGTTTTAGCTTGGTTAACTTGTAAG GTGCGCTCTTTAAAGAAGGCTCTACCGGCATTAGACAAGAACTATGCAGCTCAAGATGAGAAACAAACAT TGGTGGATGCAGTTTCAATCGTGGGAGAGTACCTGAAGACAGAGCCTTGGTTGAAGCTTCTCTATGATTGTCTTGg ACTCGAGTTTGTTGACCCAACGACGAAAGAAACCAATACGGAGACCTTTCCAAATGCAATTGAGAATAAAATGGAATACTCAAACTCATTACAG GAGAAAGCAAACAAGAAGACAGGAAAACATGGGAAACAGACAAAGCAAGCAAAGGTAGAGACTGGATCAAAGAACATAAGGGATATGTTCTCAAGGGCTTGTAAGAAAAAGTGCTGA
- the LOC103858140 gene encoding ribonuclease H2 subunit B isoform X2, whose translation MSSTVWWEGVEKTRVLISPDLGCGGNKPGELLTLRHPKSENGTCYLFNNGMLQEIQWFKQSYGSWFLGDYISQDGSLYMATPVDPVFILLPVFDQARMKKGDDPGKFRQLDEILFVEGYPEYQHLLSLAEKCMEIVCQTQEVGSMKFYRLDNSKVLAWLTCKVRSLKKALPALDKNYAAQDEKQTLVDAVSIVGEYLKTEPWLKLLYDCLGLEFVDPTTKETNTETFPNAIENKMEYSNSLQVCVRESKQEDRKTWETDKASKGRDWIKEHKGYVLKGL comes from the exons ATGAGTTCTACTGTTTGGTGGGAAGGAGTTGAGAAGACACGAGTCCTCATTTCCCCTG ATTTAGGATGTGGAGGAAACAAACCTGGAGAACTATTAACACTACGCCATCCAAAATCAG AAAATGGAACCTGCTACCTTTTTAATAACGGCATGCTTCAAGAGATTCAATGGTTTAAGCAATCATATGGTTCTTGGTTCCTGGGAGATTACATTTCTCAAG ATGGAAGCTTATATATGGCTACTCCGGTTGATCCTGTTTTCATCTTGTTGCCTGTTTTCGACCAAGCAAGAATGAAG AAAGGtgatgatcctggaaagttcAGGCAACTGGATGAGATTTTATTTGTGGAAGGATATCCTGAATATCAACATCTGTTGTCACTTGCAGAGAAGTGTATGGAGATCGTTTGTCAAACTCAAG AGGTTGGATCTATGAAGTTCTATCGGCTTGATAACTCGAAAGTTTTAGCTTGGTTAACTTGTAAG GTGCGCTCTTTAAAGAAGGCTCTACCGGCATTAGACAAGAACTATGCAGCTCAAGATGAGAAACAAACAT TGGTGGATGCAGTTTCAATCGTGGGAGAGTACCTGAAGACAGAGCCTTGGTTGAAGCTTCTCTATGATTGTCTTGg ACTCGAGTTTGTTGACCCAACGACGAAAGAAACCAATACGGAGACCTTTCCAAATGCAATTGAGAATAAAATGGAATACTCAAACTCATTACAGGTGTGTGTGC GAGAAAGCAAACAAGAAGACAGGAAAACATGGGAAACAGACAAAGCAAGCAAAGGTAGAGACTGGATCAAAGAACATAAGGGATATGTTCTCAAGGGCTTGTAA
- the LOC103858160 gene encoding alpha-ketoglutarate-dependent dioxygenase alkB homolog 6 has product MELESFRVGLTPTVFYIPGFVTDQEQTQLLDHIYGGSGSKWKTLKNRRLQNWGGMVHEKGLVPQELPSWLTKITAKIHESSGLFPSAINHVLINEYHPDQGIMPHQDGPAYFPVVGILSLGSPVVMDFSPHLRLRSSGDDDISSDQSGKSGVPERDNQHSFSVLMMPRSLLIFKDDAYSDYLHGISDSPTQCYKQVVNETEALAYSSGDSRKDGDNKILHRDQTRVSLTCRLVPKVHKNLFRF; this is encoded by the exons ATGGAGTTGGAGAGCTTCAGGGTAGGTCTTACCCCTACAGTCTTCTACATACCCGGTTTCGTTACTGACCAAGAGCAAACTCAGCTCCTCGATCAT ATATATGGAGGATCTGGTTCCAAGTGGAAGACGTTAAAGAACAGAAGGTTACAGAACTGGG GTGGTATGGTCCATGAAAAGGGTCTTGTTCCACAAGAGT TGCCTTCTTGGCTGACAAAGATTACCGCGAAAATTCATGAAAGCTCGGGTCTGTTCCCTTCTGCTATAAATCATGTCCTCATCAATGAATACCATCCTGACCAAGGGATAATG cCACACCAAGATGGACCCGCATATTTCCCTGTTGTAGGTATCCTGTCTCTAGGCTCACCTGTCGTTATGGACTTCAGTCCTCATTTGAGATTAAGATCGTCAGGCGATGATGACATTTCTAGCGATCAAAGTGGAAAGAGTGGTGTGCCCGAGAGAGATAATCAACACTCATTCTCTGTCTTGATGATGCCTCGAAGTCTACTAATCTTCAAAGATGATGCTTACTCAG ATTACCTCCACGGAATCAGCGATAGTCCAACACAATGCTACAAACAG GTCGTGAATGAAACTGAAGCTTTGGCTTACTCTAGTGGAGATTCAAGAAAAGATGGTGACAACAAGATTCTCCACAGAGACCAAACTCGAGTTTCACTTACCTGCCGTTTAGTCCCCAAAGTCCACAAGAATCTCTTCAGGTTttag
- the LOC103858174 gene encoding elongation factor Tu, chloroplastic, which produces MAISSPAYSRLISPYSSPSPSLSPAISTSVKLNLSSSFLPSYSLSTTPSASQSPRRSFTVRAARGKFERKKPHVNIGTIGHVDHGKTTLTAALTMALASMGNSVAKKYDEIDAAPEERARGITINTATVEYETENRHYAHVDCPGHADYVKNMITGAAQMDGAILVVSGADGPMPQTKEHILLAKQVGVPDMVVFLNKEDQVDDAELLELVELEVRELLSSYEFNGDDIPIISGSALLAVETLTENPNVKRGDNKWVDKIYELMDAVDSYIPIPQRQTELPFLLAVEDVFSITGRGTVATGRVERGTVKVGETVDLVGLRETRNYTVTGVEMFQKILDEALAGDNVGLLLRGIQKADIQRGMVLAKPGSITPHTKFEAIVYVLKKEEGGRHSPFFAGYRPQFYMRTTDVTGKVTKIMNDKDEESKMVMPGDRVKIVVELIVPVACEQGMRFAIREGGKTVGAGVIQSIIE; this is translated from the coding sequence ATGGCGATATCGTCTCCCGCCTATTCTAGACTCATCTCTCCCTACTCCTCTCCTTCCCCTTCCCTCTCTCCCGCCATCTCTACTTCCGTTAAACTCAACCTCTCATCCTCCTTCCTCCCTTCGTACTCACTCTCCACCACCCCCTCAGCTTCTCAATCCCCCCGCCGCTCCTTCACCGTCCGCGCCGCGCGCGGGAAGTTCGAGAGAAAAAAGCCCCACGTCAACATCGGAACAATCGGCCACGTCGACCACGGCAAAACCACCCTAACCGCCGCCCTCACCATGGCCCTCGCCTCCATGGGGAACAGCGTCGCCAAAAAGTACGACGAGATCGACGCCGCGCCGGAGGAGAGAGCCCGCGGGATCACGATCAACACCGCCACCGTCGAGTACGAGACGGAGAACCGCCACTACGCCCACGTTGACTGCCCCGGCCACGCAGATTACGTCAAGAACATGATCACCGGAGCTGCGCAGATGGACGGAGCCATCCTCGTCGTCTCCGGCGCCGACGGACCTATGCCGCAGACCAAGGAGCACATCCTTCTCGCTAAACAAGTCGGCGTCCCCGACATGGTCGTCTTCTTGAACAAAGAGGATCAGGTCGATGACGCCGAGCTGCTTGAGCTTGTGGAGCTTGAGGTTCGTGAGCTTTTGTCGTCTTACGAGTTTAACGGTGATGATATCCCGATTATCTCCGGATCCGCGTTGTTAGCTGTAGAGACGCTTACTGAGAATCCTAACGTGAAGAGAGGAGATAACAAGTGGGTGGATAAGATCTATGAGCTGATGGATGCTGTTGATAGCTATATTCCAATTCCTCAGAGACAGACCGAGTTGCCTTTCTTGTTAGCTGTTGAAGATGTGTTCTCCATCACGGGGCGTGGGACTGTGGCTACAGGGAGGGTTGAGAGAGGGACTGTTAAGGTGGGAGAGACTGTGGATTTGGTTGGGTTGAGAGAGACTAGAAACTATACCGTCACTGGGGTGGAGATGTTTCAGAAGATTCTTGATGAGGCTTTGGCTGGTGACAATGTGGGACTGTTGCTTAGAGGGATTCAAAAGGCTGATATTCAGAGGGGGATGGTGTTGGCTAAGCCTGGGAGTATTACTCCGCATACTAAGTTTGAGGCGATTGTGTATGTGTTGAAGAAGGAAGAAGGTGGGAGGCATTCTCCGTTTTTCGCGGGGTATAGGCCTCAGTTTTACATGAGGACGACTGATGTGACGGGGAAAGTGACGAAGATTATGAATGATAAAGATGAGGAGTCGAAGATGGTTATGCCTGGGGATAGGGTGAAGATTGTTGTGGAGCTCATTGTGCCGGTTGCTTGTGAGCAAGGGATGAGGTTTGCTATTAGAGAAGGTGGGAAGACCGTTGGTGCTGGAGTTATTCAGTCTATCATCGAGTGA
- the LOC103864243 gene encoding vacuolar protein sorting-associated protein 2 homolog 2 encodes MKGATTAMVAMNKQMAPTKQAKVIKEFQKQSAQLDMTIEMMSEAIDETLDKDEAEEETEDLTNQVLDEIGVGVASLLSSAPKGRIATKNAAPTTVNNKNDSESTEVDDLERRLASLRRI; translated from the exons ATGAAAGGTGCAACCACAGCTATGGTTGCAATGAACAAG CAAATGGCACCGACCAAACAAGCTAAGGTGATCAAGGAGTTCCAGAAGCAGTCAGCACAACTTGACATGACG ATAGAGATGATGTCAGAGGCAATTGATGAAACACTTGACAAAGACGAAGCTGAAGAAGAAACTGAAGATCTCACTAACCAG GTGCTGGATGAGATTGGTGTTGGTGTTGCATCTCTG CTATCTTCAGCTCCAAAGGGCCGAATTGCTACAAAAAACGCTGCTCCCACTACAGTCAATAACAAGAACGA CTCGGAATCTACTGAAGTAGATGATCTAGAGAGGAGATTAGCTTCGCTACGACGAATATGA
- the LOC103858192 gene encoding protein LSD1 isoform X3 has product MQDQLVCHGCRNTLMYPRGATNVRCALCHIVNMVPLHPHPHPPPPHHGMDMAHIVCGGCRTMLMYTRGASSVRCSCCQTVNLVPGPPPSNQVAHINCGNCRTTLMYPYGASSVKCAVCQFVTNVNMSNGRVPLASNRPNGTASPGTMPSTSTQSTPPSQTQTVVVENPMSVNESGKLVSNVVVGVTTGQK; this is encoded by the exons ATGCAGGACCAGCTGGTGTGTCATGGATGTAGAAATACATTGATGTATCCTAGAGGAGCAACCAATGTGCGTTGTGCGTTATGTCACATTGTCAACATGGTTCCTcttcatcctcatcctcatcctcctcctcctcatcatg GGATGGACATGGCTCACATTGTATGTGGTGGTTGCCGAACTATGCTTATGTACACGCGTGGGGCTAGTAGTGTAAGATGCTCTTGCTGTCAGACTGTCAACCTTGTCCCAG GACCCCCACCGTCCAATCAGGTTGCGCATATCAACTGCGGGAACTGCCGGACGACACTCATGTACCCTTACGGTGCATCATCTGTTAAATGCGCTGTTTGCCAGTTTGTTACTAACGTTAAC ATGAGCAATGGAAGGGTGCCTCTCGCAAGTAACCGGCCAAATGGAACAGCTTCTCCCGGGACAATGCCCTCTACATCCACT CAGTCAACACCACCGTCTCAGACACAAACTGTCGTCGTAGAGAACCCAATGTCCGTTAATGAAAGTGGAAAGTTG GTGAGCAACGTTGTGGTTGGAGTGACAACAGGCCAAAAATAA
- the LOC103858192 gene encoding protein LSD1 isoform X1: MQDQLVCHGCRNTLMYPRGATNVRCALCHIVNMVPLHPHPHPPPPHHAHAGMDMAHIVCGGCRTMLMYTRGASSVRCSCCQTVNLVPGPPPSNQVAHINCGNCRTTLMYPYGASSVKCAVCQFVTNVNMSNGRVPLASNRPNGTASPGTMPSTSTQSTPPSQTQTVVVENPMSVNESGKLVSNVVVGVTTGQK; the protein is encoded by the exons ATGCAGGACCAGCTGGTGTGTCATGGATGTAGAAATACATTGATGTATCCTAGAGGAGCAACCAATGTGCGTTGTGCGTTATGTCACATTGTCAACATGGTTCCTcttcatcctcatcctcatcctcctcctcctcatcatg CTCATGCAGGGATGGACATGGCTCACATTGTATGTGGTGGTTGCCGAACTATGCTTATGTACACGCGTGGGGCTAGTAGTGTAAGATGCTCTTGCTGTCAGACTGTCAACCTTGTCCCAG GACCCCCACCGTCCAATCAGGTTGCGCATATCAACTGCGGGAACTGCCGGACGACACTCATGTACCCTTACGGTGCATCATCTGTTAAATGCGCTGTTTGCCAGTTTGTTACTAACGTTAAC ATGAGCAATGGAAGGGTGCCTCTCGCAAGTAACCGGCCAAATGGAACAGCTTCTCCCGGGACAATGCCCTCTACATCCACT CAGTCAACACCACCGTCTCAGACACAAACTGTCGTCGTAGAGAACCCAATGTCCGTTAATGAAAGTGGAAAGTTG GTGAGCAACGTTGTGGTTGGAGTGACAACAGGCCAAAAATAA
- the LOC103858192 gene encoding protein LSD1 isoform X4 codes for MQDQLVCHGCRNTLMYPRGATNVRCALCHIVNMVPLHPHPHPPPPHHGMDMAHIVCGGCRTMLMYTRGASSVRCSCCQTVNLVPGPPPSNQVAHINCGNCRTTLMYPYGASSVKCAVCQFVTNVNMSNGRVPLASNRPNGTASPGTMPSTSTSTPPSQTQTVVVENPMSVNESGKLVSNVVVGVTTGQK; via the exons ATGCAGGACCAGCTGGTGTGTCATGGATGTAGAAATACATTGATGTATCCTAGAGGAGCAACCAATGTGCGTTGTGCGTTATGTCACATTGTCAACATGGTTCCTcttcatcctcatcctcatcctcctcctcctcatcatg GGATGGACATGGCTCACATTGTATGTGGTGGTTGCCGAACTATGCTTATGTACACGCGTGGGGCTAGTAGTGTAAGATGCTCTTGCTGTCAGACTGTCAACCTTGTCCCAG GACCCCCACCGTCCAATCAGGTTGCGCATATCAACTGCGGGAACTGCCGGACGACACTCATGTACCCTTACGGTGCATCATCTGTTAAATGCGCTGTTTGCCAGTTTGTTACTAACGTTAAC ATGAGCAATGGAAGGGTGCCTCTCGCAAGTAACCGGCCAAATGGAACAGCTTCTCCCGGGACAATGCCCTCTACATCCACT TCAACACCACCGTCTCAGACACAAACTGTCGTCGTAGAGAACCCAATGTCCGTTAATGAAAGTGGAAAGTTG GTGAGCAACGTTGTGGTTGGAGTGACAACAGGCCAAAAATAA
- the LOC103858192 gene encoding protein LSD1 isoform X2: MQDQLVCHGCRNTLMYPRGATNVRCALCHIVNMVPLHPHPHPPPPHHAHAGMDMAHIVCGGCRTMLMYTRGASSVRCSCCQTVNLVPGPPPSNQVAHINCGNCRTTLMYPYGASSVKCAVCQFVTNVNMSNGRVPLASNRPNGTASPGTMPSTSTSTPPSQTQTVVVENPMSVNESGKLVSNVVVGVTTGQK, encoded by the exons ATGCAGGACCAGCTGGTGTGTCATGGATGTAGAAATACATTGATGTATCCTAGAGGAGCAACCAATGTGCGTTGTGCGTTATGTCACATTGTCAACATGGTTCCTcttcatcctcatcctcatcctcctcctcctcatcatg CTCATGCAGGGATGGACATGGCTCACATTGTATGTGGTGGTTGCCGAACTATGCTTATGTACACGCGTGGGGCTAGTAGTGTAAGATGCTCTTGCTGTCAGACTGTCAACCTTGTCCCAG GACCCCCACCGTCCAATCAGGTTGCGCATATCAACTGCGGGAACTGCCGGACGACACTCATGTACCCTTACGGTGCATCATCTGTTAAATGCGCTGTTTGCCAGTTTGTTACTAACGTTAAC ATGAGCAATGGAAGGGTGCCTCTCGCAAGTAACCGGCCAAATGGAACAGCTTCTCCCGGGACAATGCCCTCTACATCCACT TCAACACCACCGTCTCAGACACAAACTGTCGTCGTAGAGAACCCAATGTCCGTTAATGAAAGTGGAAAGTTG GTGAGCAACGTTGTGGTTGGAGTGACAACAGGCCAAAAATAA